CGCGAATTATAGAAATAAAGGAACAGCTTGGTGAAAAGCTTTTTATTCCAGGACATCATTATCAACGGGATGATGTTATACAATTTGCGGACGCGGCTGGCGATTCGCTACAACTTGCTCAGCTTTGCGCAGCGAATGAAAAAGCCGAACATATCATTTTTTGTGGTGTTCATTTTATGGCGGAAACTGCTGATATTTTAACGAACGATAAGCAAAAAGTGTACTTGCCAGACATGCGTGCCGGATGTTCAATGGCCGATATGGCGGACATATTCCAGACCGACCGGGCATGGGATGCATTAGAGAATTTATTTGGCGAAACAATTGTACCGCTAACGTACGTCAATTCTACTGCTGCGATAAAAGCATTTGTCGGAAAAAACGGTGGTGCGACAGTGACATCTTCTAATGCACACGCTATGGTTAAATGGGCATTTACTCAAAAAGAACGTATTCTCTTTTTACCGGACCAACATCTAGGAAGAAATACTGCTTACGACATAGGAATTCCGCTTGAGGAAATGGCGGTATGGGATCCGATTCATGATCAGTTGGAACATGAAGGAGCAATCGAAGACATCAAGGTTATCTTATGGAAAGGGCATTGCTCCGTACATGAAAACTTCACAGTGCAAAATACAATCGATGTGCGAGCGGAGTATCCAGACATGCGTATTATCGTTCATCCCGAATGCTCGCGTGAAGTGGTCGCATTAGCAGATGACAATGGGTCAACAAAATATATAATTGATAAAATCAATGATGCAAATCCTGG
This genomic window from Sporosarcina sp. Marseille-Q4063 contains:
- the nadA gene encoding quinolinate synthase NadA — translated: MLQYFEEQKSGTLPEKYRSLTSEQMEARIIEIKEQLGEKLFIPGHHYQRDDVIQFADAAGDSLQLAQLCAANEKAEHIIFCGVHFMAETADILTNDKQKVYLPDMRAGCSMADMADIFQTDRAWDALENLFGETIVPLTYVNSTAAIKAFVGKNGGATVTSSNAHAMVKWAFTQKERILFLPDQHLGRNTAYDIGIPLEEMAVWDPIHDQLEHEGAIEDIKVILWKGHCSVHENFTVQNTIDVRAEYPDMRIIVHPECSREVVALADDNGSTKYIIDKINDANPGSQWAIGTEMNLVNRLIQSHPDKHIISLNPSMCPCLTMNRIDLPHLLWSLESIVNEENVNQIIVDKKIAENAIIALERMLERV